From the genome of Actinacidiphila yeochonensis CN732, one region includes:
- a CDS encoding phage distal tail protein codes for MAATTTSASDATTTDSAGVADDLAPGSLITQDGQIQWAGLLMGPGTAYEIDSAGLTGWEDIPDFDTSDADRPTAHGAWPGSRYAKPRKVGGQMWVLPPAPGDATLAVVRTLRKALSLADEERWLTVRLHGELLTARARVSQRVLPLDRVYVRQGVAHAAVQWQADDPRRYSADQQTVSTSPPEPEAGVSFPLSFPLDFGQATSTGDVSAENTGSAPTQPVITFNGPCSNPTVTEQTTGRRLRYEITLTADDQLEIDTMAATVTLNGTASRRHTASADSDPEELFAFVPGRFELSFRPDTSTADARMSVSWRSAEW; via the coding sequence ATGGCCGCAACCACCACGTCCGCATCCGACGCCACCACCACCGACTCCGCCGGCGTGGCCGACGACCTGGCCCCCGGTTCGCTGATCACCCAGGACGGCCAGATCCAGTGGGCCGGGCTGCTCATGGGTCCCGGCACCGCGTACGAGATCGACTCCGCCGGCCTGACCGGCTGGGAGGACATCCCCGACTTCGACACCAGCGACGCCGACCGGCCCACCGCGCACGGCGCCTGGCCCGGCTCCCGCTACGCCAAGCCCCGCAAGGTCGGCGGCCAGATGTGGGTGCTGCCGCCCGCCCCCGGGGACGCCACGCTGGCCGTCGTCCGCACCCTGCGCAAGGCGCTGTCGCTGGCCGACGAGGAGCGCTGGCTGACCGTGCGCCTGCACGGCGAGCTGCTGACCGCGCGGGCCCGGGTCAGCCAGCGGGTGCTGCCGCTGGACCGGGTCTACGTCCGGCAGGGCGTCGCGCACGCCGCCGTGCAGTGGCAGGCCGACGACCCGCGCCGCTACAGCGCCGACCAGCAGACGGTCAGCACCAGCCCGCCGGAGCCCGAGGCCGGCGTGTCCTTCCCGCTGAGCTTCCCGCTGGACTTCGGCCAGGCCACCAGCACCGGCGACGTCAGCGCGGAGAACACCGGCTCGGCGCCCACCCAGCCGGTGATCACCTTCAACGGCCCGTGCAGCAACCCGACCGTCACCGAGCAGACCACCGGCCGCCGGCTGCGGTACGAGATCACGCTCACCGCGGACGACCAGCTGGAGATCGACACCATGGCGGCCACCGTCACCCTCAACGGCACGGCCTCGCGCCGCCACACGGCGTCCGCCGACTCCGACCCCGAGGAGCTGTTCGCCTTCGTCCCGGGCCGCTTCGAGCTCTCCTTCCGCCCGGACACCTCCACCGCCGACGCGCGCATGTCGGTGAGCTGGCGCAGCGCCGAATGGTGA